A section of the Rummeliibacillus pycnus genome encodes:
- a CDS encoding PucR family transcriptional regulator yields MNVKNFLQLPITKDFLIVAGNNGLSNPVKSVEILDFEFSPDIQTVRETIFNPHSVVLSSLLFAKEKPEYLIDTIKNLIELGVSALAYKPVIFQNLPDEVIAFADEQNFPILQFGADEFFEDIILEVVAYTKKQDKAHILENIMKNFIENEVNEKQLHSFLQQMNRPFEKYVFVANIGMVATENTDCMDTLFQLEGLLKSGILCTYKKSIFILMTSASQCFQFEKILNEWLTMYAIPKELLTIGYSQVQFTHKTMHLAVREAFFARIMAEINLQSTCQYEKLATDTLLIELYRENAPFAMKFVHKYLGPLLDEKVDPDLIETAITYILKKGNIKEVAYSHFCHPNTIRYRMTKIRQLITPVDNDFIFYEQLSAAVKLYLLHNYIEKASIVFE; encoded by the coding sequence ATGAATGTAAAAAATTTTTTGCAACTACCCATTACAAAAGATTTCTTAATTGTTGCAGGGAATAATGGATTATCTAATCCTGTCAAAAGCGTTGAAATCCTTGATTTTGAATTTTCGCCAGATATTCAAACAGTAAGAGAGACTATTTTTAATCCACATAGTGTTGTCTTAAGTAGCTTATTATTCGCAAAGGAAAAACCAGAATATTTAATAGATACGATCAAAAATCTAATTGAACTCGGAGTTAGTGCTTTAGCTTATAAACCAGTTATATTTCAAAATCTACCTGATGAAGTGATTGCCTTCGCAGACGAGCAAAATTTCCCCATACTTCAATTTGGAGCGGATGAGTTTTTTGAAGATATTATATTAGAGGTAGTGGCTTATACAAAAAAACAAGATAAAGCACATATCTTAGAGAATATTATGAAGAATTTTATTGAAAACGAAGTTAATGAGAAGCAATTGCATTCCTTCCTACAACAAATGAATAGACCTTTCGAAAAGTATGTATTTGTTGCAAATATTGGAATGGTAGCAACTGAAAATACTGATTGTATGGATACTCTTTTTCAATTAGAAGGATTACTAAAATCAGGCATTTTATGTACTTATAAAAAAAGTATTTTTATCTTAATGACTAGTGCATCTCAGTGTTTCCAGTTTGAAAAAATTTTAAATGAATGGTTGACAATGTACGCTATTCCAAAAGAATTACTTACCATTGGATATAGCCAAGTGCAATTTACGCATAAAACCATGCATCTTGCAGTTAGAGAAGCTTTTTTTGCCCGTATAATGGCTGAAATTAATCTTCAATCTACTTGTCAATATGAAAAACTTGCAACTGATACTTTATTGATTGAACTTTATCGAGAGAATGCTCCATTTGCAATGAAATTTGTGCACAAGTATCTCGGACCACTTTTAGATGAAAAGGTAGATCCTGATTTAATCGAAACCGCCATAACTTATATCCTTAAAAAAGGAAATATCAAAGAAGTAGCCTATTCGCATTTTTGCCATCCGAACACTATTCGGTATCGAATGACAAAAATACGTCAACTAATTACACCCGTTGATAATGATTTTATTTTTTATGAACAATTGTCTGCAGCGGTTAAATTGTACTTACTCCACAATTACATCGAAAAAGCTTCTATCGTTTTTGAATAA